The genomic window GAAGGCTGTCAAGCCTGTCATTATTATATAAGTCTGCTACATGTACTTCAGTGCATgtttttcacataatttttgCTGTTTCTTTGGACTGACCCATTTTAGATTTTTCTATGTAGGTTAGCAAGGTTAAAAAATAAGGCAAATGAATTAGTATTCCTGTTTTAAACTAAAGTAACTCCAAACTCAGAGGCCCAAACTGAGCACATTACCTCTTCAGGTTTTTCATAAACGAACTTGCGTTCTACGGGTTGGTCGACATTTTTCCCGAGCCAGGCGGGTCCTGCCGGGACTTTTGGCTTGTCCCGGTCTGAGCGTACATTAGTGGGCGCCGCCCACCCGCCCTGGACTCGGGCTCGCCGCTTTTTTGCGCTGTTAGGGGTACTCATGCCATTGCTAGTGCCACCGGATGTTGATAATATATCACCatgatgacgtcatatttttactttaaaagtgaaagtagatcTCAGTCGCAGAGCCCGAGAACAAATCTTAAATCGATGTTTATCAATTATCGATCAAGCTTTTTGTTTTAAGGGTCAGATAAAAAAGATGATGATTATGATGCATTTTATAAAGATGGATTGAACTTCTGTTAGCCGtgagtattttttctttatgtatgATTCTCTGTGTACTTTGGATAACATCAGAACATGGCTGGGCTAAGCCTAAGGCCCATTTTTTAAAACGTAGATTAATGTTCAAAGTACTATGAAAATCAAACGTTTCCTCtgtcaatatttgatataagaACGTTTCCATGCAGTTGTCTATCCTCTGTTTTATTTGGCGTGCAGCATTTTTAGATTTGGGTGTTTGTGGACTCTACTTCTTGTTTTTACAACATGGGGGCTGACCAAAGTGCACAGCAGCCTCCTGCCGGGGCCCCAGGAAGTACCCTGAAGTCACAGAGGGATGAGGACATCCCCTACACATCCTACGCCATTAGTAAACCCATCGACTCCAGTAAGTAAAAGCCTGTTGAAACGTGAATGATAGCTGCAAATAAGACTCACTGCTGAACTTTAACAAATACTATAATATGACTAAATTGTGCTGATGTATATGCATTCATGTATTGGCCTACATTTACTTTGTCCCAGGATATCCTTGCATAAcgttttgcttattttttttttctaaggcCTATAGTTATAATTTAGAGATTTGTTTCCTGACCTTAAGATCTACTTGTATACGTCTGGTGACGTTGTAACACTTTTTTAGTCTGATTTACAAGATAATGTTATGATTCCAATGATATACATTATACTGACATATCTTTTGTTGGTACTTTATTGGAGTAGCTGTTTGTTTAGCAGAGAATAATATAACTTtgcaataaaacaatttttatgaataattaacCTAATGTATCTCTGTATTACTGAAAGTTTACTGGATCAAAGGTAAAATAACCTGAATTTGATAAAGGTAGCTGCAATAATGAAACCCTCTCTAATTTCTTTTATGAGAGAACCCTCCTCTTATCCCCCCTTTTAAATCCCCCTCCcccaaagaaaataaaaacttggAGGGGTTATATTATTGCAGCTTTTCTAACGTTAGATCACCAGATATGAACACATCAACTATAAAATTTCCATACTGAACAAAAACTCATCCCATTTCTGTCTCAGATTCTCCAAGTCCAAGGCTTTCCCCTCGAAATGTTCCAACAACAAGCACCAAACCAAGGCCCGCAATTCCTAGGGAAAAGGAACAGCCCGAAACAGGAACTCATAAACATGACATAGTTGTGGTTGCCGACGGAAACGTGATAGAAAAAGACCCTGACCCAGAGCTAACCAAGCTGAACACCATCCCTGTGTTCTATCCCATCATGCGTGGTTCGCTAAACATTCCCACCAGCTCTCGTGACCTAGACCTCTTGGATAAGATGGGACATGAACAGTTGCTTTATCTGTGTGTGAGGTACCAAGAACACCTTAAACAGCTGGCAGAGTCCGTGGCGTTTGACCAGAACGCTCTCTGTGTCCGAATCAAGGAGGTACAGGATTTTGGTCTTTCCATTGTCGTAGTCACAATCAGCCAATAACAGCCTTTGTCACAGCAATCATTGGCTTTCTTGTTATTTGTTTTCCAAGATTACCcagtttaatataaaatactatctaaaaaattgaaaactgatTGTGCAATGCAGCTATTACATCACAATTTATAGGTTGATCGTGTAATTACATTTTTGTAGGTTgattatgttacatgtattacattttcaTAGGTTAATTGTGTAATATCTTTTTGTAGATTGATTGTATAATGTAGCTATTATATTACACTTTTTAGTTTGATTCTGTATACTAATAACAGTTTTGTAGATTCATGGTGTAATTACATTTTTGTAGATTGATTGtgttaatacatttttgtaGATTGATTGTGCAATACAGTTATTACTCGGGGTAATGCAGGAGAAACAGAAGAAATACCACAAGCATGCTGACCAGTTCCAGAGGATCTCCGAGACCTTGTCCATACTGAACAGAGTGAAGGGCAGCATGCAAAGCCTGGTCCCAAAGATAAATCACCTGAACCAGCTGTTACCCCCCGGGGAACAACTGGAGCCCCTCAGTCTCAAAAGTCAGCTGTTAGAACCTGACATTGATGAGAATCAAGGGAACCAGTAACATGGGAACTAGTCAATATATCAGAAAGACTAGTACAATCCCTGACCGTTTTGAAATTCAGTTGCAGTGACGGAATGTTTTGGACCCATAAAATGAGAAcgatttcataaaataatggACATTTAGAACCCCCTCCATATTAAGAGTCAGTTTTAAGACAGGGGCAGCAATGAGAGTTAAGGAAACCAGTAAAATGGTAACTAGGGTAGTTAATATTATTGTAGGCATGATATTGGTCTTTCATCATGTTTTTGACTATAAATGAtactaatataaatatattgtgaaaatttggatttttaatgGTTTAGTGAGTGTGGTATGGAACaaagtcaaatttaaaaaatggaatattttttaGAACTAAAAGACTTAGATGATCATTAATAATGAGAGACTGGGAGGTTATCATTAATTCAACTTCAAACTTACTGTTTTTACTGTTTTTACTTAACTATCACCATTATATCTTTACACAGTTATAATCACTTGCATCCTCCCCAGTTATTGGACTGATTCCTCAtcatatacagttgaacttcaatatctcaaaacaccgatatctcaaatacaatagATATGTGAAGTGATTTTTAAGTCCCAACCAcctattttttaagtattttaccctcgatatctcaaatactcggatatctgGAAGTTTTTCAACAGCCCCATTTAGTTTGAGGtaatgaagtttgactgtacatgtttaaatacaatctacataagaaaaaaatttgaactaaCTTTTTGACTGGAGATGGATCAATACTATAAGATGGATATGACCAAATATCATTGGTAAGTCAACGACACTTGTCTCTTAGTTGTAAGAAATTgtagaactacatgtacttgtatgtaTTTATTTGGGAAACGTTGTATGTGTTTAATGCATGTAGTATCCCACAGTAACTATGTCAACACTGTGTACTAATGTTTATCTTGATTGTACTACTATTTTAGTGTCTTTAAACTATAATTATTTATctgttaaaacataaaatgtcTTTATTAGAATTCATTTTGTCAGTGCtggttttacattacatgtaaacatgcataTCATGAGAAAGTTAAGGATATTTTTTCTTGACAAATTACTGGTACTGGTTAAATGTTTTGCGTTTAAACAACATTTCTGTAGATTCTAAACAATATCATTGACTTAAAAAGAAGCCAGTTATCatgttaatttgatttataacaaattaaaaaaaccaaaactgaTAGATTTTTTGCTCATTAATTATGAAGAATCACTGCATACCttgaaatacttttaaaaaattgtttctatGGTTCAAGCGGGTATGGAGGCAGCGGGTTGATTTTATGATGTCTgtgattgctaccttcatagcCCTATGAGCTGTCAAAGATAGCATTGTATTGTTTATCATGGCCCATGATCCTCTATGAACCGTCAAAGTTAGCATTgtattccttatataaacctAATATCTCTGAGTATGTCTTCCATCATTCATAAATTCCTTAATTGTCGATAAGTATGTTGCTTAGAAACGCGGCCAGTTTCCTTAAATATGGATCAATTAATTGGAGGTCTGACGTCAGTTCCTGTAGTCTGTGCTCTTAATGTACAGAGAGCTTCGGAGGTTCGATCGATCAGATGATTCAAACATAGTCAACCTTTTATGTACAAGACAAATCACACAATTTATTTGAAAGTATTTGAATAATCATAGTCAACTAATGAACTTAGAATTGTAGAGTGTTAAGTAAATGAATGCGTTTGAAGGCAGTTTAAATAACGCATGGTAATTAATAAATGTTCAACAGTTTAAACACAGAGATGATGGTTCGTTTTCGTTATTATCTGTATGAACAGGTTGAAGATTACAAAAGAAAAAGCATAGTCAGCAGAGAAAATACCCTGGTCAGATTTCGGATTTTCTTTCGAATTCTTTTGAATTCTAACAAAGTCTTCAGAGTTAGTCTGCAAGAAAACCACGCAATATCGTCCAATTCCAAGCTTCACAATGTCACATCTTTTAACGaaatttcataaaagtcaagcTGAACATTGCAATTTTGtcattatattatattcaaCATGGTCGTCTCAGAATAACGTAATATTACTATCaccatgtaaaatgtatatttttacatgttgcgaacatttttaataaatttagcTTGTTGGTACAGTGCCGATCAGaaccaacctaacagaaagtaaaccccaactaaaccctgggtttactttcttgGTTTAACTTCAGGTTTAccagagtggacccagagtaaacccaaagtaaacccagattagaccagagtaaacccaaagtaaacccagagtggacacagaaaGAAAACACCGaccagaagtatacccctgaaagcagacgcagCACGTGTATTGGAAATATACAAGGgacaggaattacaggcagtaagatggtAAGATGAAATACGGTTCTGCTTCAGATttcagtgcgtacagttgaTCCCAAAAGCAATTCttgagtaaacccaaagtaaaccccgagtggacccaaattttacatgtaaaaagaatTAACCCGgaataaacccaaagtaaacccagaaagtaaacccggagtTACATGtaagttggggtttactctggtgttaggttgggcaTGATCGGTACTATATCCCAAACTCTTATtcctcatgtacatgtactcgaTAATTTTGTACGTACGATGATATTATTATGAGGCCGATGCAAAATGTCTGAAACGCTCAAGTTACATATAGCATTTTATGTGACTTTATCTACAAATACTGCAAACATTTAATTTAGCGGTCCCGAAATGTGGCACTGCAGTGTGTTTAGGTgcactaaagaaaaaaaacccaaaacattATGCACATGCAGAAAATGACCTTTAATGTTACGATGAGGAGATACATGAACTATTTGTTGTCACTAAAACAGCAAATGCGATGGAAACCATGAGTAAAGAGGACAAGAAGCAAAGTACATTAAAACTCTTTAGTCCATATCGTTTCAGAAGATTACCAACAAATCTAAACTTTTTGAAGGAACAGTTTTTAGATGATGCAGTTTCTCCAATCAGTCCGGTGTCGCAATGTTTTTCGAGCTTGTAGCTGAAAGGTTCAATCCTAGTCTCACTAGCGCTAGTGCTTGTCTTTTTGGCGATAATGAAAGAATGGACAATCGTATGGATTACCATGACTGCACTGCCAACGATggaaaacaaataatatttgcCTGTAAATAAATAAAGCATGGAGAGTTAAATTATACCggtatttaataaaatcatgcaaTCATAGTATACTCTTGGATTGAAAAAACTCCATTCATTATCTTACCTAACATCGGAACTGCATTGGAGTTTGTCGGGATCACGTCTCCAACTTGTACCAGAAAGACCACAAAGGCCAGGAAGACAGTCATTCCACACGACAGCTTCTCGCCCTGATCATGGGGAATAAGGAACGCAAAGATAGTCAAACAGTTCAGCAGGACAGAGGGTCCAAGCATTGTGAACGAATAATACAGAGGCTTCCTGTACAAACAAAACTTGATGAAGGCTAACGGGGCATATTGATATGCAACAGTGTTGAATCCGGTGATGGTCCAGATAGGATGGTCTAGAGTCAAGGGACCGCCAAATACGGATCGGATAGGGTCGTCTGAAAACTCGAGCCGTACTTCTGAAGCGGAGTAGACTTTGAGCGCGAATAGTATCATGCAGTTCTGGGTGTCGAAAGGAAAGTCGGTGGGGTCCATAGAGCAGAAGACCGAAAGCTCCCCGCCATGGATGATAGTCACGTGACCAGTGTGGTCAATTCTTGCCAAGTCTTTCTGTACACCAGAGGCGAGAAAATCAGAATCAATTCTGTAACCATAAAGATTCACCATATACTGTTTTTCTTGAATCACTCATATTTACCCCATTTGATAATTATacttttgatatatataatgcatttaaCAAAACGTCTTCGAATGAGACTTTTATTTAAACGTTTAAGTATTACTTACTTGTTGCCGAGGTAAATATCCGGCGTCCAGATATCCTGTCCAGACACAACAATGGATGACACATTGTATTTGTCGGGGTCCCACGACAGCAGTTCATCTTTccatttctgtaaaaaattcaaaaatgaattcttCAATACCAACTGAactatttatgtttatttttatcaaagtaaatattttagaGGAAGAATTTATTTGGCGGAAAAGAATTTTCTAGAAGTGGTCAATCAACTGTTTATCCAGACTTGCGTTTAAGATTATATATCAGTActgttttttcttatttgaatCGTGTATAAAGTACTCACCAGTTCTAACGAGCCCAAAAGAGTGAACTTTCCATCAATTTCATCCTAAAAAAAGACATGCAGAATgtttcttaaaatttacaccGAATCTCTACATTGTTGCTCAATAAGAACCCTTTTAACGAGACcctggactttcagtaggatgtaacgatctatttcttgtgtcaaaacaagctaaaatgacgctggtttcaagcgaaatatacaccaattgcgtagtctgcgctcaaaagccagacaattttaaagagccatggctgagtggcctgcaatgaaatagacaggcctacgtcacattgccatTTGACTCTTCTACCcgaagtccaagctcttgttaaaatggttccatACAATTTACTAAATgatgaaaacttatttatttacCAGGCCTGCTACGTTTCCTGTTGTCCATGACAGAGAGATGATGACAGGCTGGGAGGATGTACGGGGTAAGACACGGGGATGGTGCCTGGAAGGGTCAAATAGCTGACTACGGAGCGAGTATTCATTGGCCAGCACACCTACAGGACAGATGTACGAATGATTGATTTAAGGTAGCGTAGATTTTATGGAtcttaattaatcatttttaccaaaatttcaatatgtttcattgaaaatttaaatgattgaatGAATTTGAGgaataaatttgttttggtTAATACAAACTTTCAGCAAAATTGTTGCAGGGATCAAGAGCTCTAGTTACTCTATACTTTTGACATAAGATTAAACAAATACATGACTGGGTAaagaatgaataaaacaaatacgtaagaaaaaaaatgttagagaaGTATAacctaagtaaaaaaaaactaagtagTAGTTCGATTTTtcgttgttaatttttttaatttaattatttgctTATTATTAAATATACGAATAGGTAAAAAAGAAATTCTAAAAATCCTAGGTAACATATCTTATAGGAATATTCAAAGTtctaacattatataaaattcaAGTGATAACGAGCCTTAAAGCACCACGTGGCTACTTCACCAACTAAAAAGCCCcctttttgttaaatatactattttacaattttggaaattttttctgcaatagtaaaattttacaataaagaCATAACTTACAAGTATGTTTCAGAATTTCGAGCACCGCTACCAGTCGTATGAATTCTTTCATCTTTGTCAATACGTGTTGTCCACTACGGAGTAATTAACAATGATTGTGGGACAGTGAGAAGTCAGGTTTTATAACTGAAGCATTGATCTGGTTATCTAaccaattttcatttatttaaaacctCGGGCATTGTTAGATTTGATCACTCCCGAACGTATTTGATCATCTCACAATACCCAAAGAATAattctttattacttaaatCATTGATTTGGTCACATAACCAATTATCACTCATTTAAAGCCACTTCAGGATCCATCCGATGAACTCgaacaaatattgtttattaaCCACTCTTTGTTATATTAATCACGGCAATGTTACTAGAagaagcataaaaaaatcaatttaagtaCACGAGGTTAAATAATGTCATATTATATAGTTTGTAATTAACAGTGAATCGGAAGGAATTACATATTGTTTTGCCTAAaatggtaaatttatatattttttagcaatgcattcaatatacttttattattaaatataaagtCTGAAATTTTCAAGTAAAGAAGCTCGCtagtgaaaatattaaaatttatacatgAAACTTAATATAAAAAGACAGCGGAAATTAAATCTACAGGATTGGTTCTCCAAAAATGATGTATGGATTCagctatttttcaaaataaagaaaaacggtttgaaagtatatatatttagcaTCTGATTTTTCAAGCTATACagtcaattttgaaaattttgatccATTAGataattatcatatttaataaaaaccTAGTTTGATCAAACTACAAAATCCCAGGGATCAATAAGTATGAGGGTTGCCCGATATGTGACGTGTATTATACGATGTCTCAAAAGCATTCGGGCCTTGCAAATttggaaaaaggaaaaaaggtCACATGAGGCTAGACCTGAAGAGTTAATTGGCCGTGACAATACGGTATCCTTCTCTGACTTCAAAGTCTCTTCTCAAACTCAGATGTATTTGATGGAGCATTTTCATGAAGTAGACGAACAAGCCTAATTCCTGACACAGGGTTTCTACGAAATCATGCAAAGCGTTATCGCGCTCTGCCACAATACAATGGCATTTCGAACATCCTTCGTACATGATGGTGtgaataataatattgatatagtTCTATTAAGTATCATTAATGTCATTTCAATTATTTGGAAAGATTAAGAAATCAGTAAATACGATAGAATATAAAAGACGGCATTAGCgcacatttaatttaattcacaTTCTGTGGTAAAtatactgaaaataaaattgaagaaggaaacttaaaagaaaagaaattagaaaaattattttgaggAAGTGAATACATCAATTAAGCATCACATTTGTCTATTTGCTTAGTTGTATGACTCTATTGTGGGAACAGTTACGAAACTCCATTAGTAGAGTCTACATTAGTTATGTCTACAACCACTGCAGTGTATTATTTGTTCCAATAATCAGaccattttttgttttgaaataagcgcaaattttacaagttatgaaaccagatattttgagaactgttttaatttcataaagttTTGCCATTGTAAATCTTTTGTCTGAGATTTGCTTGAAAATTGATTAGGGGCGTTAACGGCCGATTGTTATTGACCAAAATACACTACACGCAGAATTTCACGTGTAATTCCATGTGACTTTCGTGTCAATTTTAGGTTGTATATCTGTAGCAAATGTCAAATTCTGTGTTTCTATGATAATCTATCGAAAGgacaagatctagtaaatgaagagtgcctacaggtttatgaaattcaagatat from Magallana gigas chromosome 9, xbMagGiga1.1, whole genome shotgun sequence includes these protein-coding regions:
- the LOC105340031 gene encoding acetylcholine receptor subunit alpha-1-B; amino-acid sequence: MKEFIRLVAVLEILKHTCVLANEYSLRSQLFDPSRHHPRVLPRTSSQPVIISLSWTTGNVAGLDEIDGKFTLLGSLELKWKDELLSWDPDKYNVSSIVVSGQDIWTPDIYLGNKIDSDFLASGVQKDLARIDHTGHVTIIHGGELSVFCSMDPTDFPFDTQNCMILFALKVYSASEVRLEFSDDPIRSVFGGPLTLDHPIWTITGFNTVAYQYAPLAFIKFCLYRKPLYYSFTMLGPSVLLNCLTIFAFLIPHDQGEKLSCGMTVFLAFVVFLVQVGDVIPTNSNAVPMLGKYYLFSIVGSAVMVIHTIVHSFIIAKKTSTSASETRIEPFSYKLEKHCDTGLIGETASSKNCSFKKFRFVGNLLKRYGLKSFNVLCFLSSLLMVSIAFAVLVTTNSSCISSS
- the LOC105340035 gene encoding BLOC-1-related complex subunit 5; translation: MGADQSAQQPPAGAPGSTLKSQRDEDIPYTSYAISKPIDSNSPSPRLSPRNVPTTSTKPRPAIPREKEQPETGTHKHDIVVVADGNVIEKDPDPELTKLNTIPVFYPIMRGSLNIPTSSRDLDLLDKMGHEQLLYLCVRYQEHLKQLAESVAFDQNALCVRIKEIDCAIQLLLGVMQEKQKKYHKHADQFQRISETLSILNRVKGSMQSLVPKINHLNQLLPPGEQLEPLSLKSQLLEPDIDENQGNQ